The window GGAATAAAAATACCAAAATTGCTCCATTTGAGGCGTAGCGTCAAAGTATGGGTTCTAAACCCACAAAGGCGTAGAACTCATCATCGCGACAGCTTCGCGGTGCGGTAATTGTAAATGAGACGCCTTGGAGGCAGCCATGGAATGGCTTGACCCGTTAGCTTTGGCACGTTGGCAGTTTGGTTTGACTACGGTCTACCACTTCTTGTTCGTGCCCATCACGATTGGTATGGCGCTCTCAGTAGCTCTGTTCCAAACCGCGTGGTATCGCACCAACAAAGTGCACTACCTGCAGTTGACCCGTTTTTTTGGAAACTTATTCCTCATCAACTTCGCTATGGGCGTCGTAACGGGAATCGTTCAAGAATTCCAGTTCGGTATGAATTGGTCTGATTACTCACGATTTGTTGGCGACATTTTTGGTGCACCACTTGCGTTTGAAGGATTGATGGCCTTCTTCTTCGAAGCTACCTTCATCGGATTGTGGATTTTTGGTTGGGACAAACTTCCACGAGGTCTCCATCTCGCAACGATTTGGCTCACCTGGGTGGGTACGGTTCTATCTGCGTACTTCATCTTGGCCGCTAATGCTTTCATGCAGAACCCAGTTGGCTTTGAAATGAATGCAGAAAAAGGGCGCGCAGAACTCGTCGACATTGTTGCAGTCTTGGCTAACCCCATCGCAACAAACCAATTCCCGCACACCATTCTGGGATCGATCATGGTTGCTGCAGCAATCATTGTCTCTACCTCTGCTTGGCACCTTTCACGAAACCAGAACATCGACACCATGCGTCCTGCATTGAAATTTGGACTCTGGGCATTATTGGGTTCAGGCATCATGATGTTCATCTCTGGTGACTCGCTCGGCCTTGCCATGGTCGAAGCACAACCAATGAAGATGGCAGCTGCAGAAGCTCTCTACACAACCTCTGCAAATGCGTCCTTCTCGGTGTTCTCAATCGGAACTCCAGACGGTTCATCTGAAATCTGGTCGGTACGCGTTCCCGGACTCTTGTCATTCTTGTCCACCCACACCTTCACCGGTGAGGTTGAAGGCATCAACGACCTCCAGGCTGCATACACAGCTGCCTACGGCCCTGGTGACTATGCACCACTGATCTGGGTGGCCTACTGGTCCTTCCGTTGGATGATTGGCCTCGGAGCACTTGCTGCTTTTGTCGCTGTTGTTGGCCTCTGGATGACTCGCGGAAACCGCAACCCTGGCAAGTGGGCTTGGAAGGCAGCCACGTGGAGCTGGCCACTGCCACTTCTCGCAATGACTGTCGGGTGGATTTTCACCGAGATGGGTCGTCAACCTTGGATTGTCTTTGGACTTCTCAAGACCGAAGACGGCGTTTCACCTGGAGTCACAGGACTTGAAGTACTGATCTCTCTCGTGGCCTTTACGGCTATCTATGGAGTGCTGGCTGTTGTTGAAGCCAAACTCTTCCTCAAGGCAGCCCAAAAGGGTCCTGCTCCCGTTGAGATGACGAAGGTGGATGGCTCTGATGAAGAGCAGCCCGTCCTCGTCGGAACTGTCTACTAGGAGGACACGATGGATCTCGCATACCTTTGGTTCTTTATCGTTGGATTCCTCTTCATTGGGTATTTCGTACTAGATGGCTTCGACTTTGGCGTAGGAATGTCTCTGCCCTTCTTAGGGAAGGATGACACGGATCGTCGTGTCCTCATCAACACCATTGGTCCCGTATGGGACCTCAACGAGACCTGGGTCATCGTTGCAGGTGCCAGCTTGTTTGCTGCTTTTCCTGAGTGGTACGCAACACTCTTCAGTGGCTTCTACCTCGCACTGTTGCTGATTCTCCTTGCGCTCATCGTTCGTGGTGTTTCATTCGAATACCGCCATAAGAACCCTGAGTCCAAGTGGAAGAAGTGGTTCGACGGAATGATCATCGTCGGATCAGCGTTGCCCGCACTGCTGTGGGGTGTTGCTTTTGCCAACATCGTTCAAGGTGTGGCACTGAGTGAAAACCACATTTACACCGGTGGTCTCTTGCCACTGCTCAACCCCTATGCCCTCCTGGGCGGAATCACTACTCTCGTCTTGTTCTTTACCCACGGAGTTGTGTTCATCACGTTGAAGACAGAGGGTGAGCTCAAAGAGCGAGCACGCAAGCTGGCCATCAAGTCAGGCCTCGTCACGATTGTGGTTGCTGCCACCTTCTTGGTGTGGACCACGATTGCCTTTGGATCGGTACTTTCAGGCGCTGTCGCTGTTATTGCGGCTCTGGCACTGATTACTGCCTACTTGCTTAACCTGCGTGGACGTGAAGGCTGGTCCTTCGCATTCATGTCAGTCACGGTTGCAACTGCGGTGTTGAGCTTGTTCCTTGCACTGTTCCCTGACGTGATGCCTGCATCAAATAACCCTGCCTACAGCCTCACCATTGAGAATGCGTCGTCTTCGGATTACACGCTCACGGTGATGACGTGGACCGCCTTAATCTTCATGCCCGTCGTGTTGGTTTACCAAGGCTGGACCTACTGGGTTTTCCGCAAGCGCGTGACACGTCAGAGTGTTCTGGCGGCAGCTCACTAGGCTTTCGCCTATGGCTACTGGACCGGTAGATCCCCGGTTATTGAGATACGCGTCGGCGGCGAGGTTCTTCCTCGTCGCCGGCGCCTTTCTCGCGCTCGCGCAGGTGGCCACCACAATTGGATTTGCGTGGGGCGTCGCACAGGGAATTAGCGGTGCTGTCTCTGGAAAGTCCCTTCACGAGTTGATTCCCTCTTTTCAACTCATCTTGGCGTCTGTGGCTGTCCGTGCTGTGGTGTTGTGGTTGATGGATCTTGCCGCCACCCGCGGAGCGGCGAAGGCCAAATCTCAGCTGCGTTTGCGTGTGGTGGCTGCAATAGCCAAACTTGGGCCTCAGTGGATGGCAACACACAACTCTGCCCAGCTCACGACCATCATCGGTCGCGGCCTCGAGGCAATGGACCCTTATTTTTCTAGGTATTTGCCCCAGCTGATACTGACGGGGTTAGCAACACCGGTTCTGTTGGTCGTTCTGTTCAGCTCTGATTTTGGTACGGGGCTGACTGTACTCATCACGTTGCCACTTATCCCGCTTTTCATGATTCTGATTGGCTGGGCAACCAGGAGTGTTCAGGCCCAACAATGGCGCCAATTGACCACTCTGTCTTCAGGATTCCTCGATGTTGTCGAGGGACTCTCAACCCTCAAGATCTTTGGTCGTGCCCAGCGACAGTCTGAACACATTGAGTCGCTGACAGAGGACTACCGTAAGCGCACGATGAAAGTGCTGAGGATTTCCTTCCTCTCTGGGTTCACCCTGGAATTAATTGCTTCGTTATCGGTCGCACTTGTTGCCGTCTCTATCGGCATTCGATTGATTGATGGAAGTCTTGCCCTCTCCGTGGGTTTATTTGCGCTCTTGCTCACTCCTGAGGCGTATCTGCCCATTCGAAACGTTGGTGCTCAATTCCATGCAGCAGCGGAAGGTGTCGCGGCGGCTGATGATGTCTTCGACATCCTGGACTCGGCAGATCAAAAATCTGTGCACACTCCTCGAGCTCAGGGCTCTTTAGATTCGGCCATTGTTGATAATGGAATCCGCCGTGATGATCGCGAACTCAGTGCAAACGGTCGAGAGTTCATGGTTACTCTTTCGGGACCCACAACCGCGACCCAACTCAACCAAGGTCCTGCCTTTACGGTGAGGGGACTCAGTGTTCGCCTGGGAGACCGACAAATTTTGGACAACCTGACTTCAGAGTTCTTACCTGGCGCCATCACCGCAGTGGTGGGGCCGAGTGGGGTAG of the Aurantimicrobium photophilum genome contains:
- a CDS encoding cytochrome ubiquinol oxidase subunit I, giving the protein MEWLDPLALARWQFGLTTVYHFLFVPITIGMALSVALFQTAWYRTNKVHYLQLTRFFGNLFLINFAMGVVTGIVQEFQFGMNWSDYSRFVGDIFGAPLAFEGLMAFFFEATFIGLWIFGWDKLPRGLHLATIWLTWVGTVLSAYFILAANAFMQNPVGFEMNAEKGRAELVDIVAVLANPIATNQFPHTILGSIMVAAAIIVSTSAWHLSRNQNIDTMRPALKFGLWALLGSGIMMFISGDSLGLAMVEAQPMKMAAAEALYTTSANASFSVFSIGTPDGSSEIWSVRVPGLLSFLSTHTFTGEVEGINDLQAAYTAAYGPGDYAPLIWVAYWSFRWMIGLGALAAFVAVVGLWMTRGNRNPGKWAWKAATWSWPLPLLAMTVGWIFTEMGRQPWIVFGLLKTEDGVSPGVTGLEVLISLVAFTAIYGVLAVVEAKLFLKAAQKGPAPVEMTKVDGSDEEQPVLVGTVY
- the cydB gene encoding cytochrome d ubiquinol oxidase subunit II, yielding MDLAYLWFFIVGFLFIGYFVLDGFDFGVGMSLPFLGKDDTDRRVLINTIGPVWDLNETWVIVAGASLFAAFPEWYATLFSGFYLALLLILLALIVRGVSFEYRHKNPESKWKKWFDGMIIVGSALPALLWGVAFANIVQGVALSENHIYTGGLLPLLNPYALLGGITTLVLFFTHGVVFITLKTEGELKERARKLAIKSGLVTIVVAATFLVWTTIAFGSVLSGAVAVIAALALITAYLLNLRGREGWSFAFMSVTVATAVLSLFLALFPDVMPASNNPAYSLTIENASSSDYTLTVMTWTALIFMPVVLVYQGWTYWVFRKRVTRQSVLAAAH
- the cydD gene encoding thiol reductant ABC exporter subunit CydD is translated as MATGPVDPRLLRYASAARFFLVAGAFLALAQVATTIGFAWGVAQGISGAVSGKSLHELIPSFQLILASVAVRAVVLWLMDLAATRGAAKAKSQLRLRVVAAIAKLGPQWMATHNSAQLTTIIGRGLEAMDPYFSRYLPQLILTGLATPVLLVVLFSSDFGTGLTVLITLPLIPLFMILIGWATRSVQAQQWRQLTTLSSGFLDVVEGLSTLKIFGRAQRQSEHIESLTEDYRKRTMKVLRISFLSGFTLELIASLSVALVAVSIGIRLIDGSLALSVGLFALLLTPEAYLPIRNVGAQFHAAAEGVAAADDVFDILDSADQKSVHTPRAQGSLDSAIVDNGIRRDDRELSANGREFMVTLSGPTTATQLNQGPAFTVRGLSVRLGDRQILDNLTSEFLPGAITAVVGPSGVGKSTLVNALMGFVPVRGDIGWGDTFFTGSGVARAEIAWAPQSASLVAGSIFENITLGSKGKIDSNLVQQACELAAVEDLDRELVLGVAGTGLSGGQAQRVSLARAYFRALTHNTPILVLDEPTSALDSATEKRVVEGMRTFAGSGHTVIVVSHRPAVIAAADAICQLNPVSEEVSS